DNA sequence from the Flavobacteriales bacterium genome:
CATAAACGCTAACGGTGTACGTTTATTCTTCAACTTTGCGACCATGCGAAACCGCTTCGATTCCCCGTCCGGACACTGGGCCATTCTCGTCTTGCTCGCCATCATCTGGGGAAGCTCATTCATTCTCATGAAAAAGGGCCTGGCGGTGTACTCATTCGACCAAGTAGGCACCCTGCGCATCTCCTTCGCCTTTGCGTTCATCGCCATACTCGGCATTCGATTCTACAAGCACTTCGAATGGCGCTATGCCCTCCCCCTTTTCCTAGTAGGTACACTTGGTAACGGCATTCCCGCCTTTCTCTTTACCAAGGCCGAAACGCGGCTCGATAGCTCCATCGTCGGCATCCTGAATTCGCTCGTCCCTCTCTTTGTGGTCCTCATCGGCATCATCTGGTTCCGACTGCGCACGACCGCGCTTCAAGTGGCCGGAATACTACTTGGACTGGCCGGAGCCATGATCCTCATGTGGCCCAATGATCGGTTCGATGGCGCCCAGTATTGGCATTACGGATTCTTCGCCGTGGCCGCCACCATTTGTTACGCCATCTCGACTAACCTCATCAAATCGCAGTTGCAAGACATGCGCTCGCTGACCATCACCGTCCTGGCCTTCTCCTTCGTCGGCCCCCTGGCGCTCGCTTACCTTATTACTACCGACTTTTCAACCAAACTTTCGGAGCCGGGCGCCTACGGCGCGATGGGGTACATCGCGATCCTGGGGATCATCGGAACGGCCGTTGCCGTGTGGATCTTCAATGAACTCATAAAGATGACCACACCCATTTTCGCTGCCTCGGTCACCTATTTGATCCCGATCGTAGCGATCCTGTGGGGTGTCATCGACGGAGAACAACTTCTCCCTCGTCACTTCGCCGGAGTGGCCGCAATATTAAGTGGAATCTACTTGGTCAACGGGATTCGGGTGTCCAGACCGTCTCGGCCACTGCAATGATCTCGGCTCGCGTTCGAACCAATTCATCGACACGCTCCTCATTGCGGACCCTGTAGAATCTGAATCGCCATTTCGCCCACCATTTTCGGAATCGCTGACTGTACAGAAATGCGAAGTATCCCGTGATCAAGGCAAAGGGATAGAAATACAAACCCATCCACCACACTCCTGCAATGCCGATGATCAACGCCCAGATGGTCCACCAAACGGTATGCCCCAGCAACCCGAAAAAGAACAATCCCGTCCCTTCGAAATTCTTCGACTTAAAGACTTTGTGCGTCGCCCACTGTCCAAACTTATAGGGTATGATGTTGATCGTAAACCCGATCAAGAACATGGGAAGTGCGATGATGAACAGTAGTAACTCTGCCAATAGCTCCGAAACCGGCCAGGTCTTTCTCGAAAAGACTCCTTGACGCAGCTTCATGCCCGCCACCGCTTCTTCGAATTTCTTCAGCTTTCCTTTTAGTTGGTCGAATTCCTCTTTCCGCTCTCCCTCCTGAGCAACGAAAGTATTGGCAAAGGCCTGATCGTACCCCCAGCGCTCAGTGTAATTTTTCGGACTGATCTTCGCCTTACTCAGCGCCTCAGGCACGTACATTTCACGTAGGTGGTCAATGGTCTCGTTGTAATCGTTCGATGGAATATCCATCATATGAAGCCGCATACGGTCGTGCATGACTGCGATCAGCTTCTTGATCGTCCGCGCTTCGTGTCGATCGTTCTCTTCCCAAATCTCGCGAGCATTGATCGGTTCACCGAAATTCACAATACAGCGTCGGCCCATCTTTGCGTGATCCTCGTAAACGATTCCGGCCGGAACCATATGCAGATCCAAATCGCCGTCCGTCTGGTTCAAGGCCATCATCGCCATTCTAAAAGTCCCCTTTTTAAGCCGTCGCAATCGGCGGTCCATGCTCTGATCACCCTCCGGATAGATCAAGATACGCTGACCGTCTTTCATACAGTCCATGATATCCTGCATGATCTGCTCGTTCTTCGACATATTGGAAATACCATCTTGTGGTCGATAGATCGGAAACATGCGGATATGCGCTAGCATTTTTGCTACAAAGGGAATCTGAAAGGCGCCCGCCCGCGCTATCGAATAAGGCTGATCGCGCATTCGAGTGATCATCATCACGGCATCCACCAGGGCATTCTCGTGATTTGGCATTACGATGAACGGCTTGCCCCAAGGCAGGTTCTTGCGACCGTTCACCTCTACCCGCCAAAAAACACCTAGCCCGGTACCAATCCAAAAATGAAGGAGTCGGTATAAATTGCTCTTTCTATGCTTGCCCATGTACTATCAATGGTTGGGAATCGCCGACACCGGCGCATGACGGCTCCAAAAATACGAAATGGAGAGTCCAACCAAAATATGCCAAATACTCCACCAAGCAGCCAAGATGGCCATGCCGCCCAAACCGTCGAAGAAGTTAAAGATAAGAATGAGCCCCAGCCCGGAATTCTGGATGCCGGTTTCTATGGCAATACTCCTCCGCGTAGGTACGTCGAGTTTCATGATCCGCGCGATCTGGTACCCACCGGTCAATGCCGTGGTGTGGTGAATGAATACGATCAAGATCACGTACTGGATCACCTCCAAAAAGATGGCGTAGTTCGCCCGAAAAGCAAATACCACGAACCCAATGAAAATGAGCATGCTCAAGTTCTTGATGGGCTTCACGATCGTCGCCGTGATCTTGGGGAATTTATTGGCAAATCCGATCCCGAGCACCAGCGGTATGATCAACAGCAAAGCAATGATCTTGAATACCTCCACAGGATCCAGCGCAATGGTCTTCAGAATATCGTGAGTGGGCGGATACAAAGCACTCCAAAAAGCGAAATTCAACGGTGTCATCAGAATACTAAAGGCCGATGAAAAGGCCGTTAAACTTACACTCAAGGCCGTATTCCCCCGAGCTAAATGCGACATGAAATTGCTGATATTACCTCCGGGCACGGCAGCCAATAAAAACATTCCGAGCGCTAAACTCGGAGCCGGCTGTATGATCCACACCAAGGCCAAGGTGGCCACGGGTAAAAAAATGAACTGACTAAAGATTCCGGTAAACAGGGGTTGCGGTTGACTCACCACCTGCCTGAAGTGGTCGAGTTTGATCTCCAACGACACGCCAAACATGATGAAGGCGAGACAAATATTCATGAAGAGCATGTTCCCTTCACTGAAATTGAGCTGAATCTGGTCTAAATGTTCCATAAACAAATGATTTCGGAAGATATTTATTTATCGTTAACCGATCATATCCTCACTGTTTCCGGACCAAATATCCGCCGAACCGATTTCATTCCCTAACTGAATTCCGCCGGGGTTGAACCCCATTGGCAATAAATGCAAAAAAGGCCTCCACAAAGGGAGGCCTTTTCTTATTCTCTGCGCCTACGGCGCGATTCGCTTCTCTTAGTCTACTTTGAACGCATCCGCATCGAACTCGGGCTCAAAGTCAATTTCTTTAGTGAAGGCATCTAACTTCTGTGGTCCCATCGGAATGGTCACTTTACCCGGAAACATCACACCACCAAAGTCTTGGTAGTCGGCATAGTCGGTCGACTGAACGATCGGCCCTTCAGGTCCTTCCGCCTCAGACGACGAACGCACCTTCAACCCGGTCTCCACATCAAAGTACTCGCGTTTCTTGTCTCCGTTCGGCAGGGTTACCACCATTTCATATGCCGGAGCTCCATTCACGCGTTTGATGGCCGAAAGCTCGGTAGTGACACCCATGTCCCCGTAGTGCAATTCGGGGAAGATCATAGCCTCGCTCTTGAGCGATGCGATCTCTTCTTCTAAAACAGGGATCTCTTGTCCCTGCTGTGAGATCTTCGCTTTGTCTCCGTTCAAGCGCATGCTGAAGATCGCCATGTTGCCCATGGTCATCTCTTGTGCCATTTTATCGGGCTCAGAGTACTTCTGTACCATTTGCAAACGCATACCCTGCATAGATATCTCCATGCTGATCTTGGCTTCCGTGATCGCCTCGAGTTTCTCGCGACCACCGATAGCGGTTAGGTACTGCTCAATAACCGTGCTTGCGGTTACTCCTGCCGGAATCGGAATAGAAGGCTCCGTGGTTGGCTCTCCGTAAATGTCGTACCACTGAATTGTACCCATTTCGGACAATCCACCCATGATCTCATCGCCCTTACCGACAATAAGCACCGTAGCTTGTTCCGGCTTGATGTGCTCCTGAGCCATAGCTTGGAGGTCGGCTACCGTTACCGCCGAAAGGCGCTGGAGGTAGGTGCTGTAATAATCGGCCGGCAACTCGTAACGCGCGGTATTCAAGGCGAAATTGGCCACCGTGTTCGGATTCTCGAGCTGAAGTGCGAATGTTCCGTTCAAGTAGTTCTTGGCTGCTTGAAGGTCCTCTTCGGCAACCGGCTCGGTGCGGATGCGGTTCATTTCGTAGAAGAACTGAGCCAATGTACTGTCCGTAACTTCGTTACGCACGTTCGCATAAGCCATGTACTCACCAACGAGCTCATCGGCATCGTACGAAGAATAAGCACCGTAGGTGTATCCTTTATCCTCTCGGATATTCTTGTACAAACGACCTTGAGAACCACCTCCGAGGATTTGGTTCATGAGCGACACCTTTACGATGTCGGCAGATCCGGGCTCCAAATCGGTCAGGTTACCGATCTTCATCACCGACTGTACACTTTCGTCGCGGTTTACGACGGCTAAGCGCATCTCGGTCGGATTACTAGGCGCGATGTACTCGAAAGTAGGCACGTCAGCTGATTCCCAATCGCTCAGATATTTCTTGACCAATTTCTTGGCCTTTCCTTTCTTGATATCTCCTACGATAGCCAAGTAAGCGATATTCGGACGATAGTGGGTCTCGTAATACTGCTTGCAGTCTTCGAGGGTGATCGCCTCCACCGTTTCGGTGCGCTCAAGGTCACCATAGGGGTGCTGCTCACCGTAGAGCAAACGATTCCAAACCTGGCCGCTGATGGCTCCGGGATCGTCTTTCACGAATTGCAAGTTGTCCAGTGATTCCTTTTTGAGCTTTTCGAACTCCGCTTCGGGGAAGCTCGGATTCAAGATCACATCGGCCATGATCTGGAAAAACTCCTCGGTGTGCTCCGAAAGGCAGTTTCCATATACTGAAGTGGCTGAGGTATTCAATGAAGCACCGAGGAAGTCGATCTCTTCGTCGATCTCCGCTTTGGTACGGGTTGCCGTACCCCGCTCAAGCATCGAACCGGCGATATCGATGTATCCTGCTTTGTCTCCTTCGAGGATCGGATCGCGATCCAAAACCAATCGGAAGGTCACCCGAGGCAAGCGGTCGTTCTGAACCACGAAAACCTTGAGTCCGTTCTTCATTTCAATGACTTCGTACTCTCCGATGTTCAATTCCGGAGCCGGTTGAGCTGCGGGGCGGACACTGCGGTCGAGTTCCTGTGCAAATGTGCTGATCGAAGCGATCAGCGCAACGAATAGAATGCTAAATCTCTTCATGTCTACTTTTTATTGAGCTGATGCTTGTTCTTGATCTTTTGGAAGGTAGATCAACTTAACCCGGTTGTCGTCGTTCAAATACTTTTGAGCCACGCGCTGAATATCCTCGCGCGTTACCTTCATGTACTTTTCGATCTCTGTATTGATCAGGTTGGCATCGCCATAGTAGACATGGTAGTTCGCCAAGCTTTCGGCGATACCAGCCATGCTCGAATTACTTTGAACGAACTGCGAGCGAACTTGGTTTTGAACCTTCTCGAATTCGCGCTCGCTAATCAACTCGCTTTTGACTTTTTCCATTTCCTCATCGAGCCCCATGGCCAATGAATCGAGTGATTTTCCGATCTGGGGAAGACCGAGAACGATGAACAAGCCTTCGTCTTCCAAAGTGTACGGAAAAGCGAATACCTGTAGTGCCTTTTCTTCTTCATCGACCAATCGCTTGGGCAAACGAGCACTCTCGCCACCCGAAAGGATGTTGGTCAACATGCTCATGGCGTATGCATCCTGATCGGTCTCTCCCGGCATGCGGTAACCCATGAATACAGCGGGTATTTGAATATTGTCGTATACCGTATCTACGACTTCTCCACCCAAGGGCGGCTCTTCGATATTCGGTCGTGGAATCTCTTGAGTTCCTCTTGGAATGCTGGCGAAGTATTTCTCAACCCATTCCTTGGCTTGTTTGGGATCGATATCTCCCGCGATCGACAAGGTGGCGTTGTTGGGTACGTAAAAAACGTTGTAGAAGTCCATAAACTCCTCCAATTTAGCCGCGTTCAGATCTTCCAATGAACCAATTGGGGTCCAGTTGTAAGGGTGCTTGGTAAAGGCGCGTTTGAACATCTCGGCCGAGAAACTCGCATACGGTTGGTTGTCGATACGCTGGCGCTTCTCTTCTTTTACGACCTCGCACTGTGTATCCACGCCTTCCTGGTCGATGTTGGCGTGCAACATACGCTCACTCTCGAGCCAGAGGCCTAATTCGAGCTGATTCGAAGGAAGGATCTCGTAGTAAAAGGTACGGTCCTGAGTGGTATTGGCGTTGAGGTTTCCACCGTTCGATTGAACGATCTCAGAGTACTCTCCGCGTTCGATGTTCTCTGACCCTTCGAACAACAAGTGCTCAAAAAAGTGAGCAAAACCGGTTCTGCCTTCCACTTCGTTCTTAGAACCTACGTGGTAAAGTACGGTAACCGCAACGATAGGAGTGCTGTGGTCTTCATGCAAGATCACATGCAAACCGTTATCGAGATCGAATTCAGTGAACTCGACCTCGCGCTGAGCCATGGTGGGCACGCTGATCGCGGCCAGACCTAGAAGCAAGAGGAGTTTTCGTTTCATAAAATTGGTCGATTTTAATTGAGTAGACTTTCTGATTCTACAAAGGTTTCGCAATATAAGGAATGTGCCGAAGACCGGATGGATGGATGGTTGATTGGTACTAAAAATTTCGGAGCTTCCCAGGTTAAGACAGCTACAGCTACAGCTACAGCTAATGCTAAAAGGTCACAGTTATCGGTTTTGGTTCTTTGCAAGTGTCACTGCTCCGACGAAGTATGATACGTGAGTAGAGCCGCCTGATTTCGCGCAGCGAAACCCGTTGCGAAGCACCTGAACCAACGGCACAGCCCGCATGTTCGCAAGTGCACTTATAACGCGAAGCGCCACTTATGGCACTTATAACACTGATATAACAATTATCTTTTCTATCTTTGCCGTCCCGAATTCGGGAAATGATTTTTCGTTTAACCAGTTAATTCATGGCGATGTACGCAATTGTAGAGATAGCAGGGCATCAATACAAGGTTGAGAAAGATCAACAGATCTACGTAAACCGCTTGGAAGCCAAAGAAGGCGACAAGGTAGACTTCGACAACGTTTTGTTGATCGAGGACAAAGGAAACGTAACTATTGGCGCCCCCGCTATAAAAGGAGCCAAAGTATCGGCTAAGGTGCTCGAGCACCTGAAAGGCGACAAAGTGGTCGTCTTCAAAAAGAAGCGTCGCAAAGGGTACCGTAAGAAAAACGGTCACCGTCAGTATTTGACTTCATTGGAGATCAGCGGTATCACTGCCAAAGCTCCTGCGAAGAAAAAAGCGGCACCGAAAAAAGAAGTTGAACCCAAAACGGAAGAGGCCGCTCCCGAAGCAGCCGCGGAATAATCCGTAAAAACTCTTTGTCATGGCACATAAAAAAGGAGTAGGTAGTTCTAAGAACGGCCGCGAATCGGAAAGTAAACGACTCGGGGTCAAGATCTTCGGTGGTCAGGAAGCCATCGCTGGAAATATCATCGTACGTCAGCGCGGTACGCAACACTACCCAAGCGAAAACGTAGGTATGGGAAAAGACCACACCTTGTTCGCTTTGGTCGATGGAAAAGTAGCGTTCCAACGTCGTAAAGGAGATAAATCCTACGTTAGCGTTATCCCAGCATAGGAGGCGAACCAAGACGTAGTATTACGCAATATTTTATCGAGGCCGAATCCCTGTGGATGTCGGCCTTTTTTATCTTTGACCTATGTTACATGTAGCCCGAATTCGCGAAGAAAAAGATGCCGTTTTGGCCGGATTAGCCAAACGAAACTTCGCTACCCCCGAGATCCTCGATACCATCATCTCCAAGGACGACGAGCGTCGCAGCACCCAAGCGGAACTCGATACTACTTTGGCCGCTATGAACCGCATCTCAAAGGAGATCGGCGGACTCTTCAAAGAAGGCAAGCGCGACGAAGCCGAAGCAAAAAAGGCCGAAACCGCTGAGCTCAAAGAGCGCTCTAAAACGCTTCAAGAGCAAATGGCTCAAATCGACAAGGATCTGTTCGACCTCTTGTCTCAAGTGCCCAATGTGCCCAACGAGCTCGTTCCGGCCGGGAACAGCGATGTCGATAACGAGGTGGTCAAAGAAAACGCGAACAAGCCCGACTTGGGTGAAAACACCCTCCCCCACTGGGAACTCGCGGCGAAACACGACCTCATCGATTTCGAACTCGGCGTAAAGATTACCGGTGCCGGATTCCCCGTATATAAAGGTGCCGGAGCCAAACTCCAACGCGCGCTCATCCAATTCTTCCTCGATCGCAACACCGAGGCAGGATATACCGAGGTGCAACCACCCCTTGTAGTAAACGCCGACTCCGGTTTCGGAACAGGACAGCTACCCGATAAGGAGGGTCAAATGTACCATGTCACGGGCGACGACCTCTACCTCATCCCCACGGCTGAGGTTCCGGTAACCAACATCTACCGCGAAGCGATCCTCGCTGCTGATCAATTGCCGCAAAAACTAACCGCCTACAGTACTTGCTTCCGCCGCGAAGCCGGTAGCTACGGAAAAGATGTGCGCGGACTCAACCGCTTGCACCAATTCGACAAGGTAGAGATCGTACAAGTACAGCACCCCGACCTCAGCTACGCCGCACTCGACGAAATGGTGAGCCACGTCGAGAGCCTGCTGCAGGCCCTCGAACTTCCCTACCGCATTTTGCGCCTTTGTGGTGGCGATCTCGGCTTTACCAGCGCCCTCACCTACGATTTCGAAGTGTGGAGTGCCGCCCAGGAACGCTGGCTCGAAGTGAGCTCGGTGTCGAATTTCGAAACCTTCCAAGCCCGCCGCCTCAAGCTCCGCTACCGCGATGAAAACGGAAAACCACAAATCGCCCACACGCTCAATGGCAGCGCTTTGGCATTACCTCGTATCTTAGCGTCACTGCTCGAGAATAATCAGACCGCGGACGGTATCAAAATCCCGACCGCCCTGGTACCGTATTTCGGCAGCGACACGATCTAAGTATGCCGCAGGCTCAACCCCACGTACGGTTACTTTTTGTTCTCGCCCTCGCGGGCGGATGGGTGACTATGTCGTGCCGTTTCGAGTACTCGCCCAGCCAAATGGACCGCCACGCGCGGCTCGATTCGGCCCTTTACCACCTCGAGGAATCGATCGCTACCGTGCCTATCGATAGCCTCCAATGGATAACGGGCCGCATGAGCACCTCCATGCAGGCGTTTCGGAAAGCGTACACCGATACCACCGACAGTACCTTTCTCATGGAATCGCTGCCCCGGTATCAACACGCCTACGAAGACCTTCGCCAACTGCCCGACCAGCTGGAGCAGCTGAACGAACAAATCGACTACTCCAAACGTCAACTCAGCGGGCTAAAGGCCGACGCCGAACGCGGTAAAATAAAACCCGACGAAGTAGACGCCTTCCTAGGTCGCGAAGAGCAACACACCCGTGAGCTGCTCGAGCGGGCCGACACCCTCAAACGTATACTCCGAAGCGCGCTGGAACGTTATTATAACATCCAACCGCAGGTTGAAGAAAGAATATGAAAAAACTCCTGTACGTCATCCTTTTCCTCGGACTTGCAAATCTGGCCGCAGGCCAAAATTGGAAAGAAAAACGCTTGCTGGGTGAGCAATACCTGGAGCTGGGCGATTATAACAAGGCGCGGACGCTTTTTGAGGAGGCGTACGACATGGCGCAGAACGGCAATACGTACCAGTCGCTCTACGGTATTTACATGACGCAAGAGGAGTACGACGAGGCCGCGAAGCTCGCCAGGGATTTTGCCAAGCGCACGAACCAGTTGCGATTCGCCGTTGACGAAGCATCGGCCCTCGAAGCGGCCGGCGACCACAAGAAGTCCGATAAGGTGTGGGCGGAGATCGAGAAAGGGGTCGAAAAGGATCCGAACCAGGCGCTGAGCATCGCGCAGAAATACAAGGAACTTCAGAAATTCGAGGAGGCGCTGGCCATGTACCGTATGGCTCAGATGGCGAACCCCCGATCGAACCTCAGCTATCAAATCGCGGACATCTACTCGGCCATTGGGCGCATCGACCTCATGTACGGTGAGTACCTTTCGATGATCGAGGAAAACCCGAACTACCTGAGTTCGGTCCGCAACATGCTCAGCCGCAGCGTTTCGACCGACGCCGAGAATGAGAACAACGTGATGCTCAAGGAGGCGCTGATCCAGAAAATCCAGGAAACCGGAGCGCCGGAATATACCGATCTGCTCACCTGGGTGTACGTGCAGGAGAAGAACTTCGATGGCGCAGTCCGACAAGGAATTGCGCTCGATCGTCGCCTCCGGGGGAATCAGGCCGCGGTATACCAACTAGCCCAGGTGTGCGAAACCAATGAGGCCTACGACGCTGCACTTACCTGCTTCGAGTACATCATTGACGACGTGGGCAGGGACGGACCTTTTTACCGGGTCGCGGAGATCGGTAAGCTGCGGGTGCTTCAGGCTCAGCTCGATCGAAATAACCAGTATTCCGAAGCCGACGTGCTCGAACTCAAAGGTGTTTACCTGAAGACCATCGAAGAATTCGGAAGCTCCGAATATACGGTGGCCTTGATGCGCGACCTCGCCCATTTGGAGGCCTTCTTTTTGCAGAACGTGGACGAAGCTCAGACGCTGCTCGAAAACGCCCTCGAATTCAACAACGCCCGACCGTTCGACTTGGCCGAAGTGAAGCTGGAGCTGGCCGACATATTGCTGCTGAAAGGCTCCGAGTGGGATGCGATATTGCTGTACGGACAGGTCGAAAAAGACTTCAAAGAAGACATCATCGGTCAAGAAGCGAAGTTCCGCCGAGCGCGCATCAGCTACTACCAAGGCGATTTCCAGTGGGCGCAAGCTCAGCTCGACGTGCTCAAAGCAAGTACTTCGAAACTCATCGCCAACGACGCCATGAACTTGTCGCTGTTGATCTCCGACAACCTCAATCTCGATACCACCAGCGATGCGCTCGAGACCTATGCGCGAGCCGAACTCCTGGCCTACCAGCAACAGTACGATGAGGCCCTTACAGTGCTCGAGTACATGGAAAAAGCCTACGGAGCCCATACGCTGATCGACGAGATTCTGTACAAGCGCGCGCAGATCTACTTTGAACAGCGCAACTGGACCAAAACCGCAGAGGCCTATCAGCAGATCGTCGACAGTTACAGCTTTGACCTGTTGGGCGACGACGCCTACTATCAATTGGCGCGACTCTACGATGTACAGATCGGCGACTCAGAAAAGGCCTTTGAACTCTACGGTGACATGCTCACCAAGTACCCGGGCAGCAGCTATACCGTTCAGGCCCGCAAACGCTACCGCGCCATGCGCGGCGACAACCCAGACCTATGATCATATATAACGTTACCCTCAACGTGGACGATTCGATCCACGACGATTGGCTCACCTGGATGCGCGAAACCCACGTGCCCGAAGTCATGGCCACCGGTTATTTCACCGAGGCCCGCTTTACCAAGGTGCTCGTTCAGGAAGAAAGCGGCACCACCTATAGCGTACAGTACACGGCTCCGCACATGATCGCCGTGCAGCAGTATCAGCAACACGCCGGACCCGAGCTCAAGCAAAAGACCCTGGAGCGCTATGGCGATAAGGTGGTGGCGTTTAGGACCCTTTTGGAAGTGCAAGAACTCTTTCGGAATTCGTAGAATTCTGTGTTTTAAGTAGTAGCAGTGTTATAAGTGGTTTAGTGTCTCTTTTGAATAATTCACTATTATCACTTCTAGCGCGAAGCGCCACTTATACCATAAATAACACGCCTATAATTCAACCTAAAGACTAAAGCTCAACATCAGTGGTTCGCGCAAAAAAACATCTTGGTCAGCATTTCCTGAAAGAGCCCGAAACGGCGCGCAAGATCGCTATGGCCCTACGGGCCGATGGTTATCGCACCGTTCTGGAAATCGGTCCGGGGACGGGTGTACTGACCCAGTTCCTCATGGACCGCGACGAAATAGACCTCTACCTCAGCGAGGTCGACACCGAATCCATAGAGTACCTGCAGGCGCAGTATCTTCCATACCCCACCGACCGATATCTAGGGAACTTCCTGGCCCTGGATCTAGCCGCTAGGCTACCCATCCCTTGCGGAATCATCGGAAACTTCCCGTACAACATTAGCTCGCAGATCCTTTTTCAGGTGTACGACCAACGCCAGCACGTGCCCGAAGTCGTGGGTATGTTCCAGAAAGAGGTCGCCGAGCGCGTGGCGGCCTCACCCGGGAGCAAAACGTACGGAATACTGAGCGTGCTGCTTCAGGCCTTCTACGATATCGAGTACTTGTTCACCGTAAAACCGGGCAGTTTTAATCCGCCCCCAAAGGTCAATAGCGGCGTCATTCGGCTCGTCCGAAACGACGTCGACCAACTCGCTTGCGACGAGGTCAAGTTCAAGCAAGTGGTGAAATTGGCCTTCAACCAACGCCGGAAAACATTGAGAAATGCCTTGAAAAGTCTTATTTTCGACGGGCCTACGAAAGAGCTGGAAGTGCTGAATAAACGCGCCGAACAGCTCAACGTGGCACAATTCGTCGAACTCACGCAACACCTTCAAGAGCAATCTGGTGGAACTGACTAAAGAATACATCGAGCACATTCAGGAACGCCTCGAAACGGAGAACACCGAGGAATTGATCACCGAGTTCGAAAACC
Encoded proteins:
- a CDS encoding DMT family transporter; this encodes MRNRFDSPSGHWAILVLLAIIWGSSFILMKKGLAVYSFDQVGTLRISFAFAFIAILGIRFYKHFEWRYALPLFLVGTLGNGIPAFLFTKAETRLDSSIVGILNSLVPLFVVLIGIIWFRLRTTALQVAGILLGLAGAMILMWPNDRFDGAQYWHYGFFAVAATICYAISTNLIKSQLQDMRSLTITVLAFSFVGPLALAYLITTDFSTKLSEPGAYGAMGYIAILGIIGTAVAVWIFNELIKMTTPIFAASVTYLIPIVAILWGVIDGEQLLPRHFAGVAAILSGIYLVNGIRVSRPSRPLQ
- a CDS encoding 1-acyl-sn-glycerol-3-phosphate acyltransferase — encoded protein: MGKHRKSNLYRLLHFWIGTGLGVFWRVEVNGRKNLPWGKPFIVMPNHENALVDAVMMITRMRDQPYSIARAGAFQIPFVAKMLAHIRMFPIYRPQDGISNMSKNEQIMQDIMDCMKDGQRILIYPEGDQSMDRRLRRLKKGTFRMAMMALNQTDGDLDLHMVPAGIVYEDHAKMGRRCIVNFGEPINAREIWEENDRHEARTIKKLIAVMHDRMRLHMMDIPSNDYNETIDHLREMYVPEALSKAKISPKNYTERWGYDQAFANTFVAQEGERKEEFDQLKGKLKKFEEAVAGMKLRQGVFSRKTWPVSELLAELLLFIIALPMFLIGFTINIIPYKFGQWATHKVFKSKNFEGTGLFFFGLLGHTVWWTIWALIIGIAGVWWMGLYFYPFALITGYFAFLYSQRFRKWWAKWRFRFYRVRNEERVDELVRTRAEIIAVAETVWTPESR
- a CDS encoding bile acid:sodium symporter family protein, whose translation is MEHLDQIQLNFSEGNMLFMNICLAFIMFGVSLEIKLDHFRQVVSQPQPLFTGIFSQFIFLPVATLALVWIIQPAPSLALGMFLLAAVPGGNISNFMSHLARGNTALSVSLTAFSSAFSILMTPLNFAFWSALYPPTHDILKTIALDPVEVFKIIALLLIIPLVLGIGFANKFPKITATIVKPIKNLSMLIFIGFVVFAFRANYAIFLEVIQYVILIVFIHHTTALTGGYQIARIMKLDVPTRRSIAIETGIQNSGLGLILIFNFFDGLGGMAILAAWWSIWHILVGLSISYFWSRHAPVSAIPNH
- a CDS encoding insulinase family protein codes for the protein MKRFSILFVALIASISTFAQELDRSVRPAAQPAPELNIGEYEVIEMKNGLKVFVVQNDRLPRVTFRLVLDRDPILEGDKAGYIDIAGSMLERGTATRTKAEIDEEIDFLGASLNTSATSVYGNCLSEHTEEFFQIMADVILNPSFPEAEFEKLKKESLDNLQFVKDDPGAISGQVWNRLLYGEQHPYGDLERTETVEAITLEDCKQYYETHYRPNIAYLAIVGDIKKGKAKKLVKKYLSDWESADVPTFEYIAPSNPTEMRLAVVNRDESVQSVMKIGNLTDLEPGSADIVKVSLMNQILGGGSQGRLYKNIREDKGYTYGAYSSYDADELVGEYMAYANVRNEVTDSTLAQFFYEMNRIRTEPVAEEDLQAAKNYLNGTFALQLENPNTVANFALNTARYELPADYYSTYLQRLSAVTVADLQAMAQEHIKPEQATVLIVGKGDEIMGGLSEMGTIQWYDIYGEPTTEPSIPIPAGVTASTVIEQYLTAIGGREKLEAITEAKISMEISMQGMRLQMVQKYSEPDKMAQEMTMGNMAIFSMRLNGDKAKISQQGQEIPVLEEEIASLKSEAMIFPELHYGDMGVTTELSAIKRVNGAPAYEMVVTLPNGDKKREYFDVETGLKVRSSSEAEGPEGPIVQSTDYADYQDFGGVMFPGKVTIPMGPQKLDAFTKEIDFEPEFDADAFKVD
- a CDS encoding insulinase family protein, whose translation is MKRKLLLLLGLAAISVPTMAQREVEFTEFDLDNGLHVILHEDHSTPIVAVTVLYHVGSKNEVEGRTGFAHFFEHLLFEGSENIERGEYSEIVQSNGGNLNANTTQDRTFYYEILPSNQLELGLWLESERMLHANIDQEGVDTQCEVVKEEKRQRIDNQPYASFSAEMFKRAFTKHPYNWTPIGSLEDLNAAKLEEFMDFYNVFYVPNNATLSIAGDIDPKQAKEWVEKYFASIPRGTQEIPRPNIEEPPLGGEVVDTVYDNIQIPAVFMGYRMPGETDQDAYAMSMLTNILSGGESARLPKRLVDEEEKALQVFAFPYTLEDEGLFIVLGLPQIGKSLDSLAMGLDEEMEKVKSELISEREFEKVQNQVRSQFVQSNSSMAGIAESLANYHVYYGDANLINTEIEKYMKVTREDIQRVAQKYLNDDNRVKLIYLPKDQEQASAQ
- the rplU gene encoding 50S ribosomal protein L21 — encoded protein: MYAIVEIAGHQYKVEKDQQIYVNRLEAKEGDKVDFDNVLLIEDKGNVTIGAPAIKGAKVSAKVLEHLKGDKVVVFKKKRRKGYRKKNGHRQYLTSLEISGITAKAPAKKKAAPKKEVEPKTEEAAPEAAAE
- the rpmA gene encoding 50S ribosomal protein L27, whose protein sequence is MAHKKGVGSSKNGRESESKRLGVKIFGGQEAIAGNIIVRQRGTQHYPSENVGMGKDHTLFALVDGKVAFQRRKGDKSYVSVIPA